Proteins encoded within one genomic window of Chlorobaculum sp. MV4-Y:
- a CDS encoding transposase, giving the protein MKQTRRKFTPEFKTKVVLEALSERLPMAELAQKHELHPNQITQWKREFLDKASDVFSKGERLGKPSRIISRRAKNSTKPSAN; this is encoded by the coding sequence ATGAAACAAACACGCCGCAAGTTTACGCCTGAATTCAAAACAAAGGTCGTCCTGGAAGCCCTCAGTGAACGGCTTCCCATGGCAGAACTCGCCCAGAAGCATGAGCTTCATCCGAACCAGATCACTCAATGGAAACGGGAGTTCCTCGACAAGGCCTCCGATGTCTTTTCGAAAGGTGAAAGGCTAGGAAAACCGAGCAGGATTATCAGCAGGAGAGCGAAGAACTCTACAAAACCATCGGCCAATTGA
- a CDS encoding adenylate cyclase, with protein MKTPYSYNTISDFLLSQPLTVDVEVDDEAAGCFPLKCIELDATVLYVGMRDFARLTLDLLPTEILIYLNMFLVWMRDSLAAERFCVVERFLDSSIVLLFSKKFGSEEPFFDAIRAARWMGEHDELLFSPEMGIASGRVAAGFAGTPKEFTGSVFGRPVLLAAACAKMRPQDDAMASCITFPEEEWRGRSFEELFPPLEFDHPERGRVRQPSTWKLGEPRSVDFASHGRINLRDVGNFVHWPPKITAKEKAREWFAQIKAKGFYKYNK; from the coding sequence GTGAAGACGCCCTACAGTTACAACACCATTTCGGATTTTCTGTTGTCGCAACCGCTGACGGTTGATGTGGAGGTTGACGACGAGGCCGCCGGGTGTTTTCCGCTCAAGTGCATCGAGCTCGACGCGACGGTGCTCTACGTCGGAATGCGCGATTTTGCGCGACTCACGCTCGATCTCTTGCCGACGGAGATTCTGATCTACCTCAACATGTTCCTCGTCTGGATGCGCGACTCGCTCGCGGCGGAGCGCTTTTGCGTGGTCGAGCGGTTTCTCGACAGCTCGATTGTCTTGCTTTTCTCGAAAAAGTTCGGATCTGAGGAGCCGTTTTTCGATGCCATTCGCGCCGCGCGATGGATGGGGGAGCACGACGAGCTGTTATTCAGCCCGGAGATGGGTATCGCCAGCGGGCGCGTCGCCGCCGGATTTGCCGGTACGCCGAAGGAATTCACCGGCTCGGTGTTCGGGCGTCCGGTGCTGCTCGCCGCTGCCTGTGCCAAGATGAGGCCGCAGGATGACGCGATGGCTTCGTGCATCACCTTTCCTGAAGAGGAGTGGCGGGGGCGCTCGTTCGAGGAGCTGTTTCCGCCGCTGGAGTTTGACCATCCGGAGCGGGGCCGCGTGCGTCAACCTTCGACCTGGAAACTCGGCGAGCCGCGGAGCGTCGATTTTGCATCGCATGGCCGGATCAACCTGCGGGACGTGGGTAACTTCGTGCACTGGCCGCCGAAGATCACGGCAAAGGAAAAAGCTCGAGAGTGGTTCGCTCAGATCAAGGCGAAAGGATTTTACAAATACAACAAGTAG
- a CDS encoding aminoacyl-histidine dipeptidase encodes MSNIFLSLEPKILWNHFYRLTQIPRPSGREEAVRSYVADFARRFGLERLVDEAGNVIVRKPATVGMEARQGVILQAHLDMVPQKNAGTAHDFTKDPIAAVIDGEWVHARGTTLGADNGIGVAAALAVLESGDLRHGPLEALFTVNEEAGMSGALGLKPGLLRGNILLNLDSEDEGELFIGCAGGREATMRFSYSETPVPSGYSGVEIRVSGLRGGHSGMDINLGRGNANKIMNRFLQMGRERHGLLLESIDGGSLRNAIPRESAALVVVPFAQKAAFLDELQALASAIGIELAETDPELRVEAADAALPASVIDDAVAQRLFEAVAASPNGVYRMSEAMAGLVETSNNLARVHSDGYTVSVECLLRSASEEGMQELVDSVARVAERAGTEIVFEQGYPGWKPNPESPILKCMTEVYRNRFGKTPEIRAVHAGLECGIIGAAYPQLDMISFGPTIRHPHSPDEKVEWASVQKFWEFLASTLEEVPAP; translated from the coding sequence ATGAGCAACATTTTTCTCTCGCTTGAGCCAAAAATACTCTGGAACCATTTTTACCGCCTGACGCAAATTCCGCGCCCATCGGGCCGTGAGGAGGCGGTTCGGTCGTACGTCGCCGATTTTGCAAGGCGGTTCGGGTTGGAACGGCTCGTCGATGAGGCAGGCAACGTCATCGTCCGCAAACCGGCGACGGTGGGCATGGAAGCGCGGCAGGGCGTCATTCTGCAAGCGCACCTCGATATGGTGCCGCAGAAGAACGCCGGTACGGCGCACGATTTTACGAAGGATCCGATTGCCGCCGTGATCGATGGCGAGTGGGTGCATGCTCGGGGTACCACGCTCGGTGCGGATAACGGCATCGGCGTGGCGGCGGCGCTGGCTGTGCTCGAATCGGGCGACTTGCGCCACGGGCCGCTCGAAGCGCTCTTTACGGTGAACGAAGAGGCGGGGATGAGCGGGGCGCTGGGTCTGAAACCGGGCCTCCTCAGGGGCAACATTCTGTTGAACCTTGACTCTGAGGATGAGGGGGAACTCTTCATCGGCTGCGCGGGCGGACGGGAAGCAACGATGCGTTTCAGCTACAGCGAGACGCCAGTGCCGTCCGGGTACTCCGGCGTTGAAATCCGGGTCTCCGGTTTGCGCGGCGGGCACAGCGGCATGGATATCAATCTTGGCCGGGGCAACGCTAACAAGATCATGAACCGGTTTTTGCAAATGGGCCGGGAGCGCCACGGGCTGCTGCTTGAATCTATCGACGGCGGAAGCCTGCGCAACGCCATTCCGCGTGAATCGGCGGCACTGGTTGTCGTGCCGTTCGCGCAAAAAGCGGCGTTTCTCGACGAGCTTCAGGCGCTTGCTTCGGCCATCGGCATCGAGCTGGCGGAGACTGATCCGGAGCTTCGCGTCGAGGCGGCGGATGCCGCACTGCCCGCATCGGTGATCGACGATGCCGTGGCGCAACGCCTTTTTGAGGCGGTGGCGGCCAGCCCGAACGGCGTGTATCGCATGAGCGAAGCGATGGCGGGCCTGGTCGAGACCTCAAACAATCTTGCCCGCGTGCACTCCGATGGTTACACCGTGAGCGTCGAGTGTCTGCTTCGGAGCGCCTCGGAGGAGGGGATGCAGGAGCTTGTCGATTCCGTCGCGCGTGTCGCCGAACGAGCTGGAACGGAGATCGTGTTCGAGCAGGGCTATCCCGGCTGGAAGCCTAATCCCGAATCGCCGATTCTCAAGTGCATGACGGAAGTGTATCGCAACCGCTTTGGCAAAACGCCGGAGATCCGCGCGGTGCACGCCGGTCTGGAATGTGGCATCATCGGCGCAGCCTATCCGCAACTCGACATGATTTCGTTCGGCCCGACCATCCGCCATCCGCATTCGCCGGACGAAAAGGTCGAATGGGCATCTGTCCAGAAATTTTGGGAGTTCCTTGCCTCGACGCTGGAGGAGGTGCCGGCGCCGTGA
- the argH gene encoding argininosuccinate lyase — protein MSDQSNQKKLLWQSRFSEPFDREALKFSSSVHVDGLLYREDIQGSIAHATMLGEQGIISPEEAGLIVEGLRAVEKEIESGALLPVWEDEDIHTVIENRLKELIGPAAGKLHSGRSRNDQVATDTRLYLRRNIDRIGQLLKAMQATLLDKAEQYKHTIMFGYTHLQRAQPISAGHYYMAWHSMFGRDAERLADLRKRANVSPLGAAAFAGSTLPLNPARSAELLEFDGAFTNSIDAVSDRDLVIEFVSACSMIMMHLSRFSEDVILWSSAEFNYLSISDAFATGSSIMPQKKNADIAELVRGKTGRVYGNLMNLLTIMKGLPLSYNRDMQEDKPPLFDTAETTASSLSVFRRMIEKTWLNEERLARLTAEDLSLATEIAEYLVKKQIPFRDAHRITGKIVAYAIAEGKTLPTISLEEYRTFSEAFDEGIYDDLKPNASVNSKKTAGSCSFKSVEEQIAKAKAAR, from the coding sequence ATGTCCGATCAGTCCAACCAGAAAAAACTCTTGTGGCAAAGCCGTTTTTCGGAACCGTTTGACCGGGAGGCGCTGAAGTTCTCCTCGTCGGTGCATGTGGACGGGCTGCTCTATCGCGAGGATATACAAGGCTCTATCGCCCATGCCACCATGCTTGGCGAGCAGGGCATCATCTCGCCGGAGGAGGCTGGGCTGATCGTCGAAGGGCTGAGAGCGGTCGAAAAGGAGATCGAGTCGGGTGCGCTCTTGCCGGTCTGGGAGGATGAGGACATCCATACCGTGATCGAGAACCGGCTGAAGGAGCTGATCGGCCCGGCGGCGGGCAAGCTGCATTCGGGGCGCAGCCGCAACGACCAGGTTGCGACCGATACGCGGCTCTACCTGCGCCGGAACATCGACCGTATCGGCCAGTTGCTCAAGGCGATGCAGGCCACGCTGCTCGACAAAGCGGAGCAATACAAGCACACCATCATGTTTGGCTACACCCACCTGCAACGCGCCCAGCCGATCTCCGCCGGGCACTACTACATGGCGTGGCACTCGATGTTCGGGCGCGACGCCGAGCGCCTCGCCGACCTGCGCAAGCGGGCGAACGTCTCACCGCTCGGCGCGGCGGCTTTCGCGGGCAGCACCCTGCCGCTGAACCCTGCGCGCTCGGCCGAGCTGCTGGAGTTCGACGGGGCTTTCACCAACAGCATCGACGCGGTGAGCGACCGCGACCTGGTGATCGAGTTCGTCTCGGCCTGCTCGATGATCATGATGCACCTGTCGCGCTTTTCGGAGGATGTGATTTTGTGGAGCTCGGCGGAGTTCAACTATCTCTCGATCAGCGACGCCTTCGCAACCGGCTCGTCAATCATGCCGCAGAAAAAGAACGCCGACATCGCCGAGCTGGTGCGCGGCAAGACGGGCCGCGTCTATGGCAACCTGATGAACCTGCTCACGATCATGAAGGGCTTGCCGCTCTCCTACAACCGCGACATGCAGGAGGACAAACCGCCGCTCTTCGACACCGCCGAAACCACGGCGTCGAGCCTGTCGGTCTTCCGCAGGATGATTGAAAAGACCTGGCTGAACGAGGAGCGCCTTGCCCGCCTCACCGCCGAGGATCTGAGCCTCGCCACCGAAATCGCCGAGTACCTCGTCAAGAAGCAGATTCCCTTCCGCGACGCCCACCGCATCACCGGCAAGATCGTTGCCTACGCCATCGCGGAGGGCAAAACCCTGCCGACGATCAGTCTCGAAGAGTACCGCACCTTCTCCGAAGCCTTTGACGAAGGGATCTACGACGACCTCAAACCCAACGCCAGCGTGAACTCCAAAAAAACCGCTGGAAGCTGTTCGTTCAAGTCAGTCGAAGAGCAGATCGCGAAAGCGAAGGCGGCGCGTTGA
- the purT gene encoding formate-dependent phosphoribosylglycinamide formyltransferase, with protein MPKKIMLLGSGELGKEFVIAAKRLGQRVIAVDSYDDAPAQQVADGREVIDMLDGRALDAIVARHRPDIIVPEIEAIRTERFYDYEKQGIQVVPSARAANFTMNRKAIRDLAARDLGLRTADYRYAASLDELRVAVAEVDLPCVVKPLMSSSGKGQSTVRSEAEIEKAWSYSQSGKRGDIAEVIVEAFVAFHTEITLLTVTQKSGPTLFCPPIGHRQERGDYQESWQPCHISPEQLLEAQNIAGKVTEALTGAGIWGVEFFLADDGVYFSELSPRPHDTGMVTLAGTQNLSEFELHARAVLGLPIPGIELQRAGASAVILADRAGANPSFDGVEAALAEPGSDIRIFGKPVTRPYRRMGVAFMSGEKGNDVDELKRQAIANAAKVTVKCDEAV; from the coding sequence ATGCCGAAAAAAATCATGCTGCTGGGCAGTGGGGAGTTGGGTAAAGAGTTCGTGATCGCCGCCAAGCGGCTGGGGCAACGGGTGATCGCCGTGGACAGCTACGACGATGCGCCCGCGCAGCAGGTGGCCGACGGACGCGAGGTGATCGACATGCTCGACGGTCGGGCGCTCGACGCCATCGTCGCCAGGCACCGGCCAGACATCATCGTGCCGGAGATCGAAGCGATCCGCACAGAGCGATTTTATGATTACGAGAAACAGGGGATTCAGGTCGTTCCCTCCGCGCGGGCGGCCAATTTTACGATGAACCGCAAGGCGATTCGTGACCTCGCCGCCCGCGATCTCGGCCTGCGCACGGCGGATTACCGCTATGCTGCATCGCTCGACGAGCTGCGGGTGGCTGTTGCCGAAGTAGACCTGCCCTGTGTGGTGAAGCCGCTGATGAGTTCCTCCGGCAAAGGCCAGAGCACAGTCCGTAGCGAGGCGGAGATCGAAAAGGCGTGGAGCTATTCCCAGAGCGGCAAGCGGGGCGACATTGCCGAGGTGATCGTCGAAGCGTTCGTGGCGTTTCATACCGAAATCACGCTGCTCACCGTGACGCAAAAAAGCGGTCCGACGCTCTTCTGCCCGCCCATCGGCCACCGACAGGAGCGTGGCGACTATCAGGAGAGCTGGCAGCCGTGCCACATCAGCCCGGAGCAGTTGCTCGAGGCGCAGAATATCGCGGGCAAGGTGACGGAGGCCTTGACCGGCGCGGGCATCTGGGGCGTGGAGTTTTTCCTTGCCGATGACGGCGTCTATTTCTCGGAACTTTCGCCGCGTCCGCACGATACCGGCATGGTGACGCTGGCCGGAACGCAGAACCTCTCGGAGTTCGAGCTGCACGCCCGCGCGGTGCTCGGCTTGCCGATTCCCGGCATCGAGCTGCAACGTGCCGGAGCGAGCGCGGTGATTCTCGCCGACCGGGCGGGCGCGAATCCATCGTTCGATGGAGTGGAGGCCGCTCTGGCGGAGCCGGGCAGCGACATCCGGATTTTTGGCAAGCCGGTAACGCGACCGTACCGGCGCATGGGCGTGGCGTTTATGTCGGGTGAAAAGGGAAACGATGTCGATGAGCTGAAACGACAGGCGATTGCCAATGCTGCGAAAGTGACAGTCAAGTGTGACGAAGCGGTGTGA
- a CDS encoding IS3 family transposase: protein MVEKEHSGISMQRQCDLLSIHRSGLYYQPIKTSKLNRELMRLIDEQYLLRPYYGVYRMWQWLSMDKGYKINLKRVRRLYRLMGLEAIGPKPNTSKPAPGHKVYPYLLRGLAIKHSDHVWATDITYVPMAHGFMYLMAIIDLKSRYVLNWSVSNTMDAKWCAEVLLEAVRLHGAPKILNTDQGSQFTSEVFAEAVITESKSALSMDGKGRAIDNVFIERLWRSVKYEYIYLNPPADGLELYKGLKHWFNDYNTVRRHKALDGQVPAKVYSANKRLIPKAA, encoded by the coding sequence ATGGTTGAGAAAGAACATAGCGGTATCAGCATGCAACGCCAGTGCGACCTGCTTTCGATCCACCGATCAGGCCTGTATTATCAGCCGATAAAGACCTCGAAGCTGAATCGTGAGCTCATGCGGCTGATTGATGAGCAGTACCTGCTGAGGCCATACTACGGCGTTTACCGTATGTGGCAATGGCTGAGTATGGACAAAGGCTACAAGATCAACCTCAAACGGGTACGGCGGCTCTATCGCCTTATGGGTCTGGAAGCCATCGGCCCCAAGCCGAACACCTCGAAACCGGCGCCGGGCCATAAGGTCTATCCGTATCTGCTCCGGGGACTTGCGATCAAGCACAGCGACCATGTTTGGGCAACTGATATCACCTATGTGCCGATGGCCCATGGATTCATGTACCTGATGGCCATCATCGACCTGAAAAGCCGCTATGTGCTGAACTGGTCGGTGTCGAATACCATGGATGCCAAATGGTGTGCCGAGGTCTTGCTTGAAGCCGTGCGGTTGCACGGGGCACCCAAGATTCTCAACACCGATCAGGGCAGCCAGTTCACCAGCGAGGTCTTTGCCGAAGCCGTCATCACAGAGTCCAAGTCTGCACTCTCCATGGATGGCAAAGGCCGAGCAATTGACAACGTCTTCATCGAACGGTTATGGCGGAGCGTCAAGTATGAGTACATTTACCTGAACCCACCAGCCGATGGTCTCGAACTCTACAAAGGCCTGAAGCATTGGTTCAACGACTACAACACGGTTCGTCGCCACAAAGCGCTTGATGGTCAGGTTCCGGCAAAAGTCTATTCTGCCAATAAACGACTGATTCCGAAAGCCGCATGA
- a CDS encoding M20 family metallopeptidase, with product MQSEEFSTIAARVREAAHKIYPDVAALRRHLHKHPELSYQEFKTTACIKEYLAGLGIEAEPPLMETGVVALLRGEGAPSTGERRTVALRADIDALPLQEEIRHDFCSTVERCMHACGHDMHTAMLLGAATVLNGMKASLKGDVLLIFQPAEEKAPGGAKPLIDAGLLKKYKPSAIFAQHCFPNVRSGTVAMCKGGFMAAADELYVTIHGQGGHASAPHKTRDPILASAHVITALQHLVSRVAPPHESAVLSITSISGGHATNIIPGKVTMMGTMRTMNEELRALLHKKFEKTVRQVADAFDVEAEVEIRNGYPVLYNDPSMTDLAWEAGKEYLGDGNVRQSEPVMTAEDFAYYLQECPGSFWQLGTGLSDSAPGNLLHSPTFDPDEHALETGVGMMSYLALRYLAG from the coding sequence ATGCAAAGTGAAGAGTTCAGTACCATCGCAGCCAGGGTTCGGGAGGCTGCACACAAAATCTATCCTGACGTAGCGGCACTGCGGCGTCACCTGCACAAACATCCCGAACTCTCCTACCAGGAGTTCAAGACAACCGCATGCATCAAGGAGTATCTCGCCGGACTCGGCATCGAGGCCGAGCCACCACTCATGGAGACGGGCGTGGTTGCGCTGCTTCGTGGCGAGGGTGCTCCGTCAACCGGCGAACGGCGAACGGTGGCGCTGCGGGCCGACATCGACGCCCTTCCGCTTCAGGAGGAGATCCGGCACGATTTCTGCTCGACGGTCGAGCGCTGCATGCACGCTTGCGGTCACGACATGCACACGGCAATGCTACTCGGCGCGGCTACGGTGCTCAACGGTATGAAGGCTTCGCTGAAAGGCGATGTGCTGCTGATTTTCCAGCCAGCCGAAGAGAAAGCACCTGGCGGAGCCAAACCACTGATCGATGCCGGACTGCTCAAGAAGTACAAGCCATCAGCGATCTTTGCGCAGCACTGTTTCCCGAACGTCCGAAGTGGTACCGTCGCCATGTGCAAGGGCGGTTTCATGGCCGCCGCTGACGAACTCTACGTTACGATTCACGGCCAGGGCGGTCACGCCTCCGCGCCGCACAAGACTCGTGATCCGATCCTTGCGTCGGCGCACGTCATCACGGCGCTCCAGCATCTGGTCAGCCGCGTCGCTCCGCCGCACGAATCTGCGGTGCTCTCCATTACCTCGATCAGCGGCGGTCACGCCACCAACATCATACCCGGCAAAGTGACCATGATGGGCACCATGAGAACCATGAACGAAGAGCTTCGGGCGCTTTTGCACAAGAAGTTTGAAAAAACGGTGCGGCAGGTTGCCGATGCATTCGACGTTGAGGCCGAAGTGGAGATCAGAAACGGCTATCCGGTGCTTTACAACGATCCATCCATGACCGACCTGGCATGGGAGGCTGGCAAGGAGTATCTTGGCGATGGCAACGTGCGCCAATCGGAGCCGGTCATGACCGCCGAGGATTTCGCTTATTATCTGCAAGAGTGCCCCGGAAGCTTTTGGCAGCTTGGCACGGGGCTTTCCGATTCCGCGCCGGGCAACCTGCTTCATTCACCAACCTTCGATCCGGATGAGCATGCGCTTGAAACCGGCGTCGGCATGATGAGCTACCTGGCGCTTCGGTATCTGGCGGGGTAA
- a CDS encoding class II fructose-bisphosphate aldolase — MKKITGYKELGLVNSRDLFAKAVSGGYAIPAYNFNNLEQLQAIVMACVETASPVILQVSKGARSYANQTLLRHLAAGAVEYAAELGCKIPIVLHLDHGDSFELCKDCIETGFSSVMIDGSHLSYDDNVALTRRVVEYAHQYDVTVEGELGVLAGIEDDVHAATHTYTEPDQVEDFVGKTGVDSLAIAIGTSHGAFKFKPGEDHKIRLDILAEIEKRIPGFPIVLHGASSVPQDLVQMINAHGGKLKDAVGIGEDQLREAARSAVCKINIDSDGRLAMTAAVRKVLDEKPEEFDPRKYLGPARDALKQLYMHKIVNVLGSNGKA; from the coding sequence ATGAAGAAAATCACCGGTTATAAAGAGCTGGGCCTCGTCAACAGCCGTGATCTTTTCGCAAAGGCTGTAAGCGGCGGATACGCCATTCCCGCCTACAACTTCAACAATCTCGAACAGTTACAGGCGATTGTCATGGCTTGCGTCGAGACCGCTTCGCCGGTAATCCTTCAGGTTTCCAAAGGCGCTCGTAGCTACGCTAACCAGACGCTGTTGCGCCATCTGGCTGCCGGCGCAGTTGAATACGCCGCCGAACTCGGCTGCAAAATTCCGATCGTACTGCACCTCGACCACGGCGACAGCTTCGAGCTTTGTAAAGACTGCATCGAAACCGGCTTCTCGTCAGTCATGATCGATGGTTCACACCTCAGTTATGACGACAATGTGGCGCTAACCCGTCGGGTGGTCGAATACGCGCACCAATATGACGTAACCGTCGAGGGCGAACTTGGCGTGCTGGCCGGCATCGAGGACGATGTGCACGCCGCGACGCACACCTACACCGAGCCGGATCAGGTCGAGGATTTCGTCGGCAAGACCGGCGTGGACAGCCTGGCCATCGCCATCGGCACTTCGCACGGCGCGTTCAAGTTCAAGCCGGGTGAAGATCACAAAATCAGACTCGACATCCTCGCCGAGATCGAGAAGCGCATTCCCGGCTTCCCCATCGTGCTGCACGGCGCTTCATCGGTTCCGCAGGATCTGGTACAGATGATCAACGCCCACGGTGGCAAGCTCAAGGATGCGGTCGGCATCGGCGAAGACCAGCTTCGCGAAGCTGCACGCTCGGCGGTCTGCAAGATCAACATCGACTCCGACGGCCGCCTCGCCATGACCGCCGCCGTCCGCAAGGTGCTCGACGAAAAGCCGGAAGAGTTCGATCCGCGCAAATACCTCGGCCCGGCCCGCGACGCACTCAAGCAGCTCTACATGCACAAGATTGTCAACGTGCTCGGTTCCAACGGCAAAGCGTAA
- a CDS encoding carboxy terminal-processing peptidase: MAAVGKAAQPVLLKPTSNQEEAARYIAQYLLQNHYRKVPVNDSLAQQIFKRYLDNLDSNRSYFTAPEVEKIRQEIGIHLDDNFVSGNPAGGFAIYNQFLKRAREKMAYMKSTLETAKFDFTAPETLELQRSKTAPWPANQAELHDLWRKELKYLYLSTKFSGEKGKNIKAEVMKSLDNRLKLFNQQKPEDAFMAYMYAVTTSFDPHTNYFSPDEYENFQIDMSRSLEGIGAKLQMENEYTVVNEIIPGGPAFKSGLLKKGDKIVGVGQGDKGEIIDVIGWRINDVVKKIRGPKGTVVRLKILPASQAGKGPASIIRLVRAKVDLQEQAAQKKIIYQNGHKIGVIVLPSFYLDFKGERENAQNYTSTTKDVIKILNDLKREQVEGIIVDLRENGGGSLEEAVNVTGLFTGKGPVVQVSNALGGKMVLNDENYPMLYRGPLVVLVNRYSASASEIFAAAIQDYGRGLIVGDRTFGKGTVQSIVTIQRPFSMFMKQADLGQLKLTIAKFYRISGGSTQHIGVLPDIVLPSLIDPEVVGEDTYTSSLPWTTISRAAYTPSGAVTKEDIVLLKKTFAEQSAKDKLYQSYLADLATLNRIRQKNSVSLQEKGFEVENKTLKEIQDRWGDSSVDTGKKKKTDFILQEAAGILDDLVALKSRPAVPVAAPVARPAARQAVPVR, encoded by the coding sequence ATGGCTGCTGTCGGGAAAGCGGCTCAGCCAGTGCTTCTGAAGCCCACCTCGAACCAGGAGGAGGCTGCTCGTTACATCGCCCAGTACCTGCTTCAGAACCATTATCGCAAGGTGCCGGTCAACGACTCTCTCGCTCAGCAGATTTTCAAGCGTTATCTTGACAATCTCGACAGCAACCGCAGTTACTTTACCGCGCCAGAGGTTGAAAAGATCAGGCAGGAGATAGGTATTCATCTCGATGATAATTTCGTTTCCGGTAATCCTGCTGGAGGTTTCGCCATCTACAACCAGTTCCTGAAAAGGGCCAGAGAGAAGATGGCGTACATGAAAAGCACGCTTGAAACAGCGAAGTTTGATTTCACTGCCCCAGAGACGCTTGAACTCCAGCGAAGCAAGACCGCTCCTTGGCCGGCCAATCAAGCCGAACTGCACGACCTGTGGCGCAAGGAGCTGAAATACCTGTACCTGAGCACGAAGTTTTCGGGTGAAAAGGGGAAAAATATCAAGGCCGAAGTCATGAAAAGCCTTGACAACCGCCTCAAGCTCTTCAATCAGCAGAAGCCGGAAGACGCTTTCATGGCCTACATGTATGCCGTCACTACTTCATTCGATCCTCATACTAACTACTTCTCGCCGGATGAATACGAGAACTTCCAGATCGACATGAGCCGTTCGCTTGAAGGTATCGGTGCCAAGCTTCAGATGGAAAACGAATACACTGTAGTGAACGAAATCATTCCGGGCGGTCCGGCGTTCAAAAGTGGCCTTCTCAAAAAAGGCGACAAGATCGTTGGCGTCGGTCAGGGCGACAAGGGAGAGATCATCGATGTGATCGGATGGCGTATCAACGATGTCGTCAAAAAGATCAGAGGCCCAAAAGGCACCGTTGTCAGGCTCAAGATTCTTCCTGCCAGCCAGGCGGGCAAGGGGCCAGCAAGCATCATCCGACTGGTAAGAGCCAAGGTTGACTTGCAGGAGCAGGCTGCGCAGAAAAAGATCATCTACCAAAACGGGCACAAAATCGGCGTCATCGTTCTGCCGTCGTTCTACCTCGATTTCAAGGGAGAGCGGGAGAATGCCCAGAACTATACCAGCACCACCAAAGATGTGATCAAGATTCTCAATGATCTCAAGCGTGAGCAGGTTGAGGGCATCATCGTTGATCTGAGGGAAAACGGCGGCGGATCGCTCGAAGAGGCGGTCAATGTCACCGGCCTGTTCACCGGCAAGGGGCCGGTCGTGCAGGTCAGCAACGCTCTTGGCGGCAAGATGGTGTTGAATGACGAAAATTACCCGATGCTTTACCGAGGTCCGCTGGTGGTGCTGGTCAATCGCTACAGCGCATCGGCCTCGGAGATTTTCGCAGCGGCGATCCAGGATTACGGGCGAGGACTCATCGTTGGAGACAGAACCTTCGGCAAGGGTACCGTGCAGAGCATCGTCACCATCCAGAGACCATTCAGCATGTTCATGAAACAGGCTGACCTCGGCCAGCTCAAGCTGACCATCGCCAAGTTCTACCGCATCTCTGGCGGCAGTACCCAGCATATCGGCGTGTTGCCGGATATCGTTCTTCCATCCCTGATCGACCCGGAGGTGGTGGGCGAAGACACCTATACCAGCAGCCTCCCTTGGACAACCATCTCAAGGGCTGCCTATACACCATCAGGAGCCGTCACCAAAGAGGATATTGTTTTGTTGAAGAAGACGTTCGCCGAACAGTCCGCCAAAGACAAGCTCTACCAGTCCTATCTGGCCGATCTGGCAACTCTGAACCGTATCAGGCAGAAGAATAGCGTGTCGCTCCAGGAAAAAGGCTTTGAGGTAGAGAACAAGACGCTGAAAGAGATTCAGGATCGCTGGGGAGACTCGAGCGTCGATACCGGGAAAAAGAAGAAAACGGATTTCATTTTGCAGGAGGCTGCCGGAATTCTGGATGATCTCGTGGCGCTCAAGTCGCGCCCGGCAGTTCCCGTCGCCGCTCCGGTTGCGAGGCCTGCGGCAAGGCAAGCGGTTCCGGTGAGGTAA